In the genome of Arabidopsis thaliana chromosome 4, partial sequence, the window GCATGTTGTTGCAGAACATTCCTGTGAAGTTTTTCTCAAAACGCATACAAGGAAGAAACGAAGGAAGGACAGTGGAGCTAAGAACCGACGCGTCTGAAAAAACTTGGCAAGTTAAGATCCAAGGTCGGAGACTAACAGTGGGCTGGAAAGAGTTCGCCAGCGCGCATGATTTCCGAGTTGGGGATATTATCGTTTTCAGACACGAAGGATCTTTGGTATTTCATGTCACTGCATTGGGACCCAGTTGCTGTGAGATTCAATATGTACCGTCTTGCAATAATCAGGAGAACATTAGTAAGTTGTCTTCTGTTTTTACCTTCCCAGGAAattcacattttgttttgaagattctaacttttttcttcttgtgatGCAGGTAACTTGTCGATGAAGCAGAGCATAAAAACAGAACTAGAGTCTTCACTCGACGAAGACAAAGTTAACATGGGTAAGTCAATGTACAAATAACTCTTGATTTGTTGGCGTTTTAACACCATCTACATGGTCTAACTTTTCcaacttttataaaaataggaaagtttccaagaaaaaaacatgtgaaGAAGAGGATTCCTGAAGCAGAAGCCAAGTCTTTTTCATCAGACAAGTCCTGTTTCGTTGCACATGTAACAGATTCTAACTTACGAGAGGATACACTGGTTGGTACTTCAGATCTATTGTTGATTCCTTTGGAGAGATATGGAAGTTGTTACtcatgtttaaattttttactttgCAGTTTCTTCCAAGGAAGTTTGATAGGTCCGATGGTCTGATTAAAGGAAGTAACAAGATTGTTCTGATGAATGAAGAAGCAAGGACATGGACGCTTATTCTGAAGTTTAGGAATTCAAGTAGAACGTTTTACATGAGGGGTGGCTGGACAAGTTTCTCCATGAGCATGGGCTTAAACCTGGAGATTCCGTCACGTTTAAACTAGAGAGGAATAACACCAAAACGcctcttcttcgtttctccACTGCAGAATTAAAGAGTGTTTCCACTAAagatttcaacaaaataaagagaaaggaaTCTGGTGACAGTAGCCAAAAAGTTCcatcatcgtcatcttcaGTAAGTGAATACCGATTTTTGACACTAACCGTCACACCAGCCGCTCTCAAAGATGGTAGACTTGTAAGTTAAAACAACTCTCTAGGAGGAGTTTTGTTCCCTTGGTTTTGGTTATCATCAATGCTTTATGAAAGTTCACTTAGTTAGTGTAAGCTTATATTCTCCTTTGTTTGCAGCGTGTTCCAATCAAATTCATTAAGGGTAACCGAATGGAAAACCtaggaatgaagaagataactcTGTTGGACAAGCATGGAGTAGAGTGGCCAGTGAATTTAGTCATGTACAAGGGAAATACACAGACGCGATTCGGTTCAGGGTTGAAAGAGTTTTTCAAGGCTAATGGCATCGAGGCATGCAAATCTTTTGTGTTGGAGTTGGTTTGAGAAGACAAAACAACTCTTCCTATGCTCAAGTTCTGCTCCAAGGCCAAGAATTGACTCTAATTTGCATCCAACTTGTTCACAAGTATAATCTTTTATATTGAATTCATCACCTATGTGGTATGAATCTAATGTAGTTATGAACTTTTTAGGTAAGAGTCAATGCGTCTATTTAAGTCAACAAAATATTTACCTACTTATGGGTCTAAATGAGTCTGTCACATGAATGGCAAACAATATGGCAATTCACGAACATTTAAATTCTACGTATAATCACCCTTTATTACCATAGAAGTCATTGTGTAATAGTATCTACATCACTATTGTAACTTTGTAAGCTAAAAAGCTCTGCTGATTTTCAAATGTTGTAACATACCACATCACTGAGCGTCGATCATCTTGGTGTCCATATCTCTCACCGGAGGTTTGGATTTTGTACAGACCAATGGAGTTGAAGTTGTAGGGTCTGACCAAGAATCGGCAGCCTGATATTTTACCTCTGGATCTTTGTTCCCATTTGCTACATCCTCTTGATGATCTGTTGCAGAGTCATCAATCGAAGAGTTGGACTCGGAATCCAATGTATCAATCCTTTCAACCTCACTACAACATTCAGAGGCCAATactgatggtgatggtgatggcgatggtgatggtgatggtgatggcgatggtgatggtgattgCTCGCATACAGGGTCTTCAATGGTCGCATGGGTGCTGCTTCTGCTTTCAATAGCTCCTACCATTGAACTCTCAACTAACTCTTTTACGCAAGATTCTGTGTCCAATGTGTCTGTTTTCTTCTCGTCTTTAACTTCTGATCTAAGACATGAAGATGACGACCGAGCTTGAATCCTGCATGACAACAGAGAAACATAAGAAACTCACAAGCTCAACAACATTAGtctgtttatatttttcatcatATACAATCAATTTACGCAACTCTTAATGATGAAGTAAACACCCTCAATCTTGTGGTTATAGATTAGATTTACACGGAGAGCTGAACAACAAAAGACAGGAGGAAATAACAGCTTACCTGCTGTAGAGGAGCATATAAGCTCTTTGAGAAAGGACATCTTCTAATTCAACACTTTCTATCTGAGAGTATTTTCGATTACGGTTAGAGATTGCTCAACATTTATGGAATCATCACAATTTCATGCTAACAAGAAGAGCGGAAAGTAAATGAGTGTTACCTCGGAATCATCTATTCTATACCAGTTTCCGCAAAAATCCTTAATGTAGCATATGTAATGGCCGAAGAATGATGCATTCAGCATATCTAAATGGACAATCACTGCATAGAGTTTATATACATCTGATCCATCTCCGCCTTCACTCATGTAAGGATTAAGATCCAATGTCTCGGGAAAActtattcttttgttcaattttCCGTATCTTCCTCCCTGTACATAATAATTTCACAGATGTATTTTAAAGACAACTTCTTCCAAGAAGAATCTAGCAAAAGGTAGGGGAATGCCACAAATACCTGATATCTTTTTAAGGCAATAGTAAGAATATTTGGAGCGCGTCGAATCGTAAGACGCTTACATGCTTTTACATAGTCACTACACCTGGACAGAAAGAATAGTATCGGGTTTAAGAAACTTAGTCAATTTGTCAACTAATCAACTAACACATTGCTTAAGAAACATAGCTTTTATACCTATCACATTTGTACATATTATCTCCATGAAGCCACTCTTCGGCTGTAAATTGATCAAGACATTCCTCCAAAGACCCCGCATCCCCATGCATCTCAACGATTAGATCcatcatattttcatattggTCAGAAACATGATTGCAAACAGTACATTGAACCTGGAAATTTGAAAATGCAGCAAATCAGGGAAAAAGCTCCACACACAGAGGAACATTAGAAGTTAATGTAAGTTTATCACAGGAAGGATCTTGATCGTTTTTATCAACTGAAATCAAGTTACATATATTCTCAATGGAGGCAGCCAGCTAAAGACAAAATAAGTAGCATGTTGAATTCTaacatgtatatgtataaCATGGAATTTCGTAAGATCCCAATAATTCTAGAGAGTGGAATTTCATCTATTGCTCGCTTGCCTTAATAGATGGACATCTGATATTTAGATCAGGAAATATCACCTGTGATTGAAGGAGACCTCCAAATATATACTGAATAAGTGTTGTTTCTTGTGAACGAGGAGGCACTATTTTTTCTCCACCGAATTCATCAAGGCAAACAGACTGCATCATATCAATCGCATACCTGCAGTATGTGAGTTGTATAAATCCATCAGTTGGGAGATTCACAGACTAAACACCACTAGGAATTAGCTATTTTCATGAGCAAGAGATACTGACCTCATGAACTCATGAGCATCCTCCTGTCTTCCATATCCAAGAGTTCCACCAATATTAGTTAACCGTGAAATAATGTTCATTGGTGAAAAAGGGAACCGACTTTGACTCGCTCTCTCAACATGGGTTTGAAATTCACAGAGGAAGCACCAATCGTTGCGCATACCTGTCAAACAAAACGTAGAATCAAAGCTAAAGCGAATACAGAAAACCACAAACGAAAGAGTTTGAAGCATTAGtgcaaaaatgaaaagaaagaagttttaCATTCTCTCTTGTGGCCTTTCTCCAGCAGATATGCAACAAGAGGACGTGTCCAGGAAAGGCATTGTAGAATCACATTGGCGAAACAACTGAAAGAGGAGTAAAGAAGATCATATTCaagggagaaaaaaaaaatccattcCTTCAACTGATACTGTTAAGATATACTAGAAAGTAGATGAACACAAACCTATTTCCACAATTCATGAGCCCACAGGGAGCCAATTCTGGATTGTCCCAGttaaaatattcaacaaattcTTCATATGGAAAAAGAACCTGCAGAAgatgcaaaacaaaagtacAAGTTAACACAAAGACTCTATCAAGAGAGTGTCAACAtgaggaaaaagaagacaCATTACTTCTCTTGGCTTGAGACTACTCTTGTTTTGGCCCCGTTCGGAAATCAGTGCAATACTAGACGCAGAACTATCCCCGAATGGAGAAGCTCTGAACCTTAAGCCATTCTTTGCAGATGGTGTTAATGTAGTAATCCCATAATCCCTGCAGTTTCTTTGATGACCCGAACTCCAATCTGACCTTTGGCACTCTGCTGAGCTGATAGCAAACAGACCATTCAGACAAAGATACTCAATTTCGAAAATATGCACTAaaaccaattttatttttttgggtaacaATGTGAAAAATTTATACCATTTTCGAATTTGTGAGAGAagttacaaagaaaacaagtagCTGAACAAAGAAATCtacagaaaataaagaaacaacatCACAGCTCAAACATCAATTGAACACTAGCGAAAACTCGGAGCAAAGCCGCGGGAAGAAACACCAAGATAATCCAAACTATCTGAGCTCATACAAATTAAGTTCACAAAAGTATCTAAGCAACAACTTCCAAACCCATGATTCTTCTATTGAAAAGCTCAAGactttgaaaattgaaaagaattaCACATCGCAAGCTCAAAGCAAGCAAACTAAATCAATCTTTCAATTACGCTAAGCTCGAGATGATCCCAACAAAGAGACTGAATTTGAGGGCATACCAGTATCGAACGGATTTGCAGCGGGAGCATTTCTTG includes:
- a CDS encoding AP2/B3-like transcriptional factor family protein (AP2/B3-like transcriptional factor family protein; FUNCTIONS IN: DNA binding, sequence-specific DNA binding transcription factor activity; INVOLVED IN: regulation of transcription, DNA-dependent; LOCATED IN: cellular_component unknown; CONTAINS InterPro DOMAIN/s: Transcriptional factor B3 (InterPro:IPR003340); BEST Arabidopsis thaliana protein match is: Transcriptional factor B3 family protein (TAIR:AT2G24700.1); Has 377 Blast hits to 274 proteins in 11 species: Archae - 0; Bacteria - 0; Metazoa - 0; Fungi - 0; Plants - 377; Viruses - 0; Other Eukaryotes - 0 (source: NCBI BLink).), with translation MADPVLQSPKNSHFFQPLLPGFDSYLNIPVKFFSKRIQGRNEGRTVELRTDASEKTWQVKIQGRRLTVGWKEFASAHDFRVGDIIVFRHEGSLVFHVTALGPSCCEIQYVPSCNNQENISNLSMKQSIKTELESSLDEDKVNMGKFPRKKHVKKRIPEAEAKSFSSDKSCFVAHVTDSNLREDTLFLPRKFDRSDGLIKGSNKIVLMNEEARTWTLILKFRNSSRTFYMRGGWTSFSMSMGLNLEIPSRLN
- the UBP18 gene encoding ubiquitin-specific protease 18 (ubiquitin-specific protease 18 (UBP18); FUNCTIONS IN: cysteine-type endopeptidase activity, ubiquitin thiolesterase activity; INVOLVED IN: ubiquitin-dependent protein catabolic process; LOCATED IN: endomembrane system; EXPRESSED IN: 22 plant structures; EXPRESSED DURING: 13 growth stages; CONTAINS InterPro DOMAIN/s: Zinc finger, MYND-type (InterPro:IPR002893), Peptidase C19, ubiquitin carboxyl-terminal hydrolase 2, conserved site (InterPro:IPR018200), Peptidase C19, ubiquitin carboxyl-terminal hydrolase 2 (InterPro:IPR001394); BEST Arabidopsis thaliana protein match is: ubiquitin-specific protease 19 (TAIR:AT2G24640.1); Has 9064 Blast hits to 8065 proteins in 324 species: Archae - 2; Bacteria - 451; Metazoa - 4433; Fungi - 1481; Plants - 999; Viruses - 9; Other Eukaryotes - 1689 (source: NCBI BLink).), producing MHEVGFPLDLSVFTRLIATLFFLAVGVFYFLKNTAAKYFDIGAAAAGGFDRDFMAVDAEDCSVCGNFSTKKCSRCKSVRYCSAECQRSDWSSGHQRNCRDYGITTLTPSAKNGLRFRASPFGDSSASSIALISERGQNKSSLKPREVLFPYEEFVEYFNWDNPELAPCGLMNCGNSCFANVILQCLSWTRPLVAYLLEKGHKRECMRNDWCFLCEFQTHVERASQSRFPFSPMNIISRLTNIGGTLGYGRQEDAHEFMRYAIDMMQSVCLDEFGGEKIVPPRSQETTLIQYIFGGLLQSQVQCTVCNHVSDQYENMMDLIVEMHGDAGSLEECLDQFTAEEWLHGDNMYKCDRCSDYVKACKRLTIRRAPNILTIALKRYQGGRYGKLNKRISFPETLDLNPYMSEGGDGSDVYKLYAVIVHLDMLNASFFGHYICYIKDFCGNWYRIDDSEIESVELEDVLSQRAYMLLYSRIQARSSSSCLRSEVKDEKKTDTLDTESCVKELVESSMVGAIESRSSTHATIEDPVCEQSPSPSPSPSPSPSPSPSPSVLASECCSEVERIDTLDSESNSSIDDSATDHQEDVANGNKDPEVKYQAADSWSDPTTSTPLVCTKSKPPVRDMDTKMIDAQ